In Gimesia panareensis, the genomic window CAGCCAATGCGCCAATGCCTTATCGGGCACCTCAGCAGCAGCCCCAAATGCAACCTCAGATGCAACAACCTCAAATGCAGCCACCTCAGGGAAATCCACCCCCGGCGGATCCGAATGCCTTAACTCGTCCGGTCCCGGGATATACAGGGGGCCCCTATGTAAAGGGAGGTGATCAATACTGGTTGCCGAACAATCAGGTCCCTCAGGTGGGGAGTCCTTATTACTATAGTGCCACGCAAGGTGCGGAGGGGACCTACGGGATGACGAGCCCCCGGGTGGGCATTCGTGCCGGCCAGACCTGGTATGGCGGTTACGATGAAGCGAATACCGGTGCTCAGAATCAGGCCCTGAGGGGCAGCGGCGATCCCTATACCCGTCATTTTGGTCCGGGATTCTACCGATCCAATGAGTATGGTCACTACTACTTCCCGTCCTACAGTTATCGCCGCCCCTGGTACAATCCGGGAGCTCCGACTTATAACCGAGACACGAATTATCGGTGGTAAAACCCGATAACATATTGATTTGCATTGATGGGAAGCATGCTTGCTCCAGGCCCGGGAATCAAACCCGGGCTTTTTTTATGGTCCTGTGAATTAAGGGTTTTCACTCAAACTTTCCACCAGAGTCTGAAAATTAACGTGAACCGTTCTAATCCCATTTTCGTGAATAGCCGATACAAACTATACAATATGGAATCTGTCTACCCGAATTGCGTCTTCAGTTTCGTTGATCGATCGCTGGGAAATTGTGTTTTCCTCTGAAATGTAAACACGGTGGATGAGACTTAAGGTCATAAGCAGACAGTGAGTTAAGGATAACTTGCTGAGATAACATAAAGTTCTTACTGATTCTTCAACCTGGTCGCGAGAACTCGCAGGTAATTAACACCGGGACAGGAACTCACGTAAAACGCAAACACCTTTTTCCTCTTTGCAGGTAAATTGGGGAGCGACTGCGGATGTACAAACAGAATTGCCACGGATCGGCATTTCGAAATTATGAAAAGCGACGTGCTCAAACTGTCATGAAATGGGCGACGTTGTTTTTCATCAGTTTCACGACGATCGCTCAATCTGCGTTTGCCCAGGGGCCTGCGATGCGCCAGCTGCCTCCCCGTCAGGCAGGAAACCAGTATGTCCCTGTAAATCAGTATGTACCCGCGAATCAGTATGGTCCCGCACCCGTTCAGGTTTCTGCTCCCCCCGCCCAGTCTTATCAACAGCCGGCATATCAACAACCGGTTCCCGTGTCGCAGGCTCCCCAGGGAGTGATCCCGATTCAGGATGCGCAAGCCACCACGGGAGGACCGCAAATCCAGATGGTGCAGGATACCGGTCGGATCACCCGTAAACCACTGCCTTCACAGATCCGCTCAACCCCTGGTATTTTCGACGAGATGGAAATCATCATCCGCCGGAGCCAGTTGATCATTACGAATTCCCGAATTCGTCGTTACGCGATTGCAGATCCTTCGATCATCGAATTCGTGACTTATTCCCCCACCGAAGTTTCCATCGTGGGACTGGAGCTGGGCACGACCACGTTAACGCTCTGGTTTGAAGGCGATGATACGCCAATCACTTACCTGGTGCATACGATTCAGGATCCCAGCCTCGAAGGGCAGCGACGGATCGACTATGGAAAACTGGAACGCAAAATTGCCGTGCTGTTTCCCAACAGTAAGGTCTATCTGATTCCCCTTTCTCGCAAGATTATCGTCAAAGGTCAGGCATCTGATCCGACGGAAGCCGCGAATATCATGAATGTGATTCGCGGGGAAGTCATCAACTACGAAGGAAACCTGGGCGGACCTCAACCCAATGGAGTGGGCGCCGGTTATTATGGTGGAGGGGGCTACGGAGACGGGCTGAACGGATTGGGTAACAACCTGTATGGTTCCTCGCTGATTGTGAACATGCTGGAGATTCCAGGCGAATTCCAGGTGATGATTCATGTCACGATTGCCCAGATCAACCGCACCATGATGCGGCAGCTGGGCGTCGATCTCAGTGTGCTGTTTGACGGCGGTCGGCAGTTTCTGGGTTCAACCATGGGAGGTGTCCCTTCCACACTGACCGGTATTTTTGAAGCCGGTGAAGTTAATGTTCTGATCAATGCTCTGGCGGAGAACGGGACCACCAAGATTATGGCTCGCCCGACTCTGACTGTGTTGAGCGGTCACTCGGCCAGCTTCCTCGCCGGTGGTGAATTCGCCGTGCCGACCATTGTGGGCGTCGGAGGGGCACAGGGAACTTCAACCACCTTCCGTGGTTTTGGTACCTCAATTGTGGTGACCCCCATCGTGCTCGACAAAGATCTGATCCGGATGCGGATTGTGCCGGAATACAGCCAGGTGAATGACAGCAACTCCGTGCAGGGAATTCCCGGTCTGAACTCACGACGTGCACAGACAACGGTCGAACTCCGGGAAGGACAGACCATCGTACTGGCTGGTCTGTTTGGTCATGATGCCACAACGGGAGTGACCCGAATTCCCTGGCTGGGTGAGATTCCCCTGGTCGGACCTTACCTGTTCAGTTCCAAGAAATCGACCCAGGGTGAATCGGAGCTGCTGATTACCGTGACACCTCAGCTCGTGCATCCGATGGAAGAGGATGAAGTGCCACCGTACCCAGGGCATGAAGTCACGATTCCACACGATAAAGAATTTTACAAGTATAACATGACGGAAGGTGCTCCCGATCGGGGCGTTTATCAGCTGCAGCCTTATGGTCGCGGTGCGGGACAGGGAATCGAAGTCGGTTATCAGCCATTCAATCCTTCTCCTGCTTCACCTTATTATCCGCCGGAACAGACCGGGACGTATCAGCAGGGACCGGTCACTCAACCGATTCCTCAACGGGGCGGTGGGTTCCCCACTCAGCCTCAACCGATGCAGCAACCGAGACCGGTTCAATCGCATCAGCCTTTACCACCGCCACCGGCTCCCGGTGTGAGTGGACCTCAGGCACAGTCGACGGGATTCCTGCGGAGAAATCAGGGACAACCGGGGCAGCGTCGCTTTACACAGATGATTAAGGATCGGTTCCAGAATTCGGCTCCGGAAATGAACAGCCAGATTCAACCGACAGGATACATTGATACCAGACTGAGAGAAAAGTCGGCAGAACCACAGGAAAGCCAGTCCAGATTCTCTCTATTTGGTCAGGGTAAATAAGTTTCAGGTGGACGGGCAGGCTGGTTCACCAGCAGTAAATTGAGCCTGCAAAAAATGATGAATAAACAGAATCGAGTTGAATCATTTCTGTGATTCATCGTCAGATATTAAGTCGTAACAACCGAGGGACATGATGGCCCGTTTCACGATAATACAAAAATGGATCCTTACTGCCAGCTGTCTGATGCTGGTAGCTGGTTGCTGCCGCTGGGGTGGAGGCGGCAACTGGGGATTCCATAAGCGCTCCCTGGCAATCCCGGAGGTCTATCCTCTGGGCAGTGTCAACCGTGCGCATTATCACACCATGGAATCGAATGCGGAAGCGGTTGACTTTATTATTAACCGGAATGAATTCGTAGAAAACAGTGCCGAACTCACGACCAATGGTAAGGATCATATTCTGGAAATTGGCGCCCGCATGCGGAGCACTCCGTATCCGGTGATTGTGGAACGCAGTGATAATAACTACGCGCCTGAGATGGATGCCTACCGCAGACAGCTGGTGGCACGGATTCTCACCGACCTGGGAAATCAGGACGCCGATCAACGGACGATTGTCGCGACTCCTTACGCCCGCTCTCTGAACTCGCGTGAAGCGGAAATCGATTACTATCGCTTTATCTCCACCCGTGGTGGTTTTGGTGGTGGATTTGGTGGTGGCGGCGGCGGGGGTTTTGGCGGCGGCGGATTCGGTGGTGGCGGCGGCGGTGGAGTCGGTTTTTATTAAATCCACGCGGTCCGAAGGCCATCTCATCTGAGCTTTGAATTCAAAAACGCCACAACCTCTGACGGTTCGTGGCGTTTTTATCTATATGCAGTATAACAGGTTACGTGATGGCTTCCGGGGGTCACTTTCCTGCGATCGATTTGGAAATTGTGTGGAAATTCGTATCGACACGTTCGTGAATTCTTCATAGAATCCGCGCCTCACAATCAAATCGAGACCTTTCTCTCATCTATTGCCTCCCAATCACAATTCCCATTTCATAACTGTTCCGCCTGTGTCAGGTGCGCGACATCGATTTTTGCATGATGTCGAAAGAAGTATCGGACACCGGGGAATCACAGTTCACTTTTCATTCTGCATTGAATTGAACGATACAAAGCGATCTGCACTCGCTGAAACAAGGTTGATCTCCGATGAAAACTCGAATGTTTCAACATATCCTCACTCTCACGTGCATGGGTTTCCTGTGGACGGGCTGCCAGTCGACCCCGTTTGCCAGTCGTTCCGATTCTTCTTCTAAAGCGCTGGCAGAGCGAACTCCAGAGAAGGAAGAAGAGTCTGCCATGCAGAAAAAACTGAAACAGGCGATGGCACAGGAACGTACCAGAGCACGTCGACAACGATTGCGTGACCATTTGCAGACAGGTACTGCAGACGAACAACTGGCAGGCATGGAAGCTTCGCAGCAGCAGATTGTTCAGACCGCTGCAAAAGTGGAAGCCCAGGCACTGCCCCTCAGTGATATCCAGGCAGCAGCCCCTCAGGCGGATGCAGGAAGTCTGCAACAGGAGTTGAACCAGGCTTATGATGCAGACCGGGCAGGGAACCTGGAAAAAGCGCAAGGTTATTATCAGCGGGTTCTGGCGATGAGCCCGGATCATTTTGAAGCCCTCCATCGGCTGGCGATCATTGAAGATAAAAAACAGAACTATCCTGCTGCGGAAGCCTATTATCTGCAGGCACTGAAACTGGATCCCACCAATGCCGACCTGCTGAGTGACATCGGCTATTCCTACATGCTGCAGGGACGCGACGATTATGGCGAGAAATACCTGGAAGAGGCGCTGAAGTATCAGCCCGGTCATGCACGCTCACTTGATCACCTGGGTTGGTATTACGGACGCACCGGTCGTTACGATCAGGCGCTGGCCATGTTCCGCAAGACCGGCGGTGAAGCACAGGCGCGGCAGAAATTCGCACGACTGTTTCCCGGGGTGAATCCGGGATCGGCAACCGGCGGGCAGAACCCGATTTCACAGTATCCAGAACAGGTATCCCAATATCCTGGAAACTCATTCGCGCCGGAAAACAGCCAGCCGGGTATTCAGCCGGGTATTCAACCGGGTATTCAACCGGGTATTCAACCGGGTATTCAACCGGGTATTCAACCGGGTATTCAACCGGGTATTCAACCGGTCGGGCAGATGCAGACTGCACCACAGCAGCCTGTGCAATACGCCACAGATGGAAATCCGCAACAGCAGACGTTGAACTCACCCGGTTCTGCAGCCATGAACCCGACACAGCAGATTGCGGAGATGATGCGACGCGAACGGGAAAAGGCGATTCAGGCACGTCAATCCGCTCAGCAGTTACCAGCGATCAGTCCTAACCCCGGGATGACACCAAATCCGGGTATGACACAAATGCGTCAGGTGACAGGGGCTGTTCCTTCAGTCAACCCGCTGCAGAATATGCAGATGCAACCTCAGCCAGTCGAGACTCCTCAACCGGTTAACCAGTCTGTTGCACAACCCGCCTCCGAACCGGTTCAGATTCAGGCCTGGCCCCCGGCAAATGATCCGACGCTGAGTCAGGCAGCCGAGGCGTCTCAATACTGGTCTGACAGGGAACAGCAGCAACTGCAGAATCGGCAGCGCGCCCCGCAGGCCCCCCTGACGGTCTATCAGAATCAAGCCTATCCACAGCAGAATGTACAGGGTTATCCACAGAACCAGCAGCAGGGACAGAATCAGAATCCGCCACAAGGCTATCAACCGCAGCAGCCTGCTGTCCGCCAATTGATGCCCGCACCAGGTCCGCAACCTGGTCAGCCTCTGTACGGAAACCAGTATCAGACACCTCCCGGACAGTTTCCTGACTATCGAGCGACACAGAAGTCGGGAACCGGTGCGGGGCAGAATTCACAAAATGATCAGGATCTGATGCGGGAAGTCGCGCGTACCGGAATGAACATGGGCCCCGGCCAGATGTTTCCGGTCACCGATGCTGCCCAGGGACAGAGGGGAGGAAATGAGTCTCCGCTGATGAGTGCCCAGATGGGAACCAGTGGCGTCATTCCTGCCTCAGCGCAGGTTCCCTTCCAGAATGCCTATGGAGCCGGTAACCAGAATTCTCTCCAGCCACAGTTGGGGCAGGGGATGTCAATCGGGGGCGTACGTCAGGCCGGGTACGAATATTCCGGTCAGTCGGTCGGGCAGGGAAATGTGTATCACGCATCGATGCCTCAACGTTTCCCGGCACAGGAACAGCCGATGTCATCGGCTCTACCACAGTCAGCGATGTTTTCCACCAATCCGGCGGTAGCCCCGGCGAATGTCCGTTATCAGAATGCTGCAGGGACCGGCGGTATTACGCAAGCTGGCTATCAGAATGCAGCACCGAATCCGAATCAGCAGTCCGCCTCTCCGTTCCAGTGGGGAAGTCAGCCTGCGAACTCGAATTATCAGTTCTCCGATCCACAGAGACAGTATTAAGCTGAAATCAACTGAGCGTTTGACGTTTCAGCTGGCAAGCAGTTGCTGTTCGAGGGACTCGATGATTTCTTCCGTGGGCCATTCCTGGAGAGCGACCTGAATTGAAGAATGGTTTTCAAGCCATTTGCGAACCTGCTTTTCAGCCGACATCACCGTGCTGTGATTGCGTCCGCCGAAGTAATCACCGATTTCGCTATACGCGGCCTGCGTCAGTTTGCGTGCCAGGAACATGGCCAGCATGCGAGGCTGACTGATATTTCTGGCTCGTCGTGACGACTTCAGATCGGACTCGGAAACACCGAACGTGGAACAGACGATCTGGTTGATGTCATCCAGTTTGATAATACGGATACAGTCCCGTTCCAGATCAGCCAGCACCTGACGCGCCAGACTGGTGGTCACTTTCTGACCGGTCATCAGATGGCCGGTCTGCAGGCAGTTGACCGCCCCTTCCAGTTCCCGCACGTTATTGGTGAAGCGGCGGGCAACGTAGGCCAGTGCCCCTTCGGTGACCGGAGTTTTCAGCTTGAGTGCCCGCTGGCGGGCAATTTCCAGACGCAGTTCTTTCTCAGGAGTTTCGATGCGGCAGACCAGGCCGGACAGGAAGCGGGTGGTGAGTTCTTCGCTCATTTTGGTCAACAGCCGAGGATGACGATCCGAGGAAAAGACCAGCTGGCGTCCGTGGCTTTCCAGATGCTTGATGGTATGCAGCAGTTCTTCCTGAAAGTTTCGTTTCGATTCAAAAAAGTCGATGTCGTCAATGATCAATACATCGACGTTCCGGAATCGTTGACGAAAGCCGGGCAGGGACCGTTCCTGCAGCGCTTTGGAGAAATAGTTACCGAAAGCTTCTGCAGTCAGGTAGACCACGTTCAGCGCGGGATACAGCTGACGGATTTTTCGATAGAACCCTTCCAGCAGGTGAGTCTTACCAATGCCCACACCACCATGAATGAACAGGGGATTGTAAAGTGCACCGGGTTCTTCACTGGCCTGGATCGCCGCCAGGTAAGCCAGTTGATTCGACTTGCCCGTGACAAATGTGGACAGGTCTGCAAAACGCCTGCCGCGAAACGTGGCTGACTTCTGTGAGGGATTACTGTTTCGAGGATTCCCCGATGCAGCAGTTGCTTTCCGATCGCCAGCCTCCTCGGAGACGGTCAGCGTTTTTTGACCGGACGATTTCTGTTCGCCGGTGGGCGCAGAATCGGTGAGTGCTGCGAGTTCTGGATCAACTTCCAGCCGATACTCGGCAGAAGGCCCCACGCAGGCAATCGCGGTCGCGTAGATCTGCGAGGCGAATTTTTTCTGCATCCAGGTGAGCAGAAACGGACTGGCGACGCCGATGATCAGCAGATTGCCATCCAGTTTCAGTCTGACTTTTCCTGCGAACCAGTTCTGGAAACCACGTTCACCGACCTGTTGTGCGAGCAGTCGATACACTGACTGCTCATCCGACCCGGTTGTTGCTGGCCCCAGCTTGGCTTCCGTTGGTTGTTTTGCAGAATCACAAAACGTACCCTCCACTGCCAAAGACGTGGGTTGCATCTTGCACCCTCCCCCCGCGCGCACCGTCTCCGTCCATAATACTGGAAAAAGCCAAGTCCTGCTTTTTCAGAATCGAATATGGTAGTGAGGTATATTGGAAATGATGCGCTATAAAGCTCCATTGTTAACAGCATCGTGAAGTTCTCAGGCATTGACTTCGGCGACACTGCGTTTACTCATTCAGTGGTTCTGATACTAGCTTGAATTGCTGGAGAGTCAAACAGAAACAGCGAGGAATTTTTTCAGATTTTTCAGACCGAAATCAAACACTGTTTTACCAGCAGAAAATGACATGCTCGGGCGAAAAAAATTTGTGGTGCCCCGTTCACAGCTGTCGAAAACATGTTAATTAATTTTCGGTTTTTTTTCCGGGAATGGGGAACGTAATCGCGCGTGGACGCTCAATGTGTTTTGTCTGACAAAACCCAACTCTTCATAAATCTTTATCGCATAGGAATTTTTGTGATCAACAGCCAGGGTCAATGCGGACTGTTTGTGTGCGCAGGCCTGGTCCAGTCCGAATCGAATCAGAGCGGAACCAAACCCCTGTCCCCGCTGGTCAGGGGCCACGCCCATATAGACGACTTCCCAGGTTTGATCAGTCTGATGTTCAGAGAGGAGCAGGACACCGATGTCGGTCCCGTTCCTCTGAAACAGGTACCAGTGTTCCCGATCCGAGTCCCCGGAACTGCGGTGCGATTCCAGTGACTCTTCGGCGGTACGGACCTGATTGAGTGCCGGACAATCGTGCGAGTACTGGTGGGTCAGGTCCAGCAGTTTCAGAAAACGCTGTCGGTTTAGTTCCGGATCGAAGTGAATCGCTTCAATCTGCTTGGCCTGAAGCGATGAAGTCTGCTGCCAATCGGTTAATGGATGCCGCATGAATTGCAGGTTCGTGAGGTGCGGGAAGCCATTCCGGGTCAGCAATCTGCGCAGATTGAGCTGTACCGGATCCAGTAGAACCTGGCCGATACTGACCCCTGAACGGTCGATCCGTAAAGCCATTTCCTGCAGGATCGCATCGGCACAGTCTGTTCGCTCGGAAAAGGGGGGCCAGAGACAGGCGGTGGCAGAATCGGAAAAGATGAGTATGCCCACCCCGAGCAGGCTCCCTGCTTCCCGGGCGATCAGCACCTGATTCTGACCTTCCTGCCCGCCGCCGATGGTTTTCAGGAACTGCTGAATCTGTGTCTCACGTTCGGAGTCCTGTGCATCGGCAAAGAGAAACGCGGCAGCTTCGGAGAGCTCTACCGGTGAAGCAAGTGAGACGGTGATCGACATTGGAGGCTTAGATTTCCCGAAGCGGATTGAAGTCGCCTGACTGCCACAGTCCAGCGGTCAAGCAGGTATCATAAAAAAAAGGCTGGTCGGTTGACCAGCCTCAGTTCAGGAAAGATGAGTCCAGGTTAGAATTTCACTGAGTGTAAATTGTAAGGGTTCGTACTGTCGTGTTTTAAACGAGGCAGATTATACCCATAGGGATTGGTGTTATTATCAATCAGCTGGTTTGACGAGCCCCACTGCGGACCCGGGAAATTCTGAACGGTATTGTCGACCGGGCTCAGGTTAGGATCGTTCCCCATCCAGCCTACCGGGGCTGACGGATGAATGGATTCTGCAGCATCAGTATATGGGCTCGTTTCATAACGCGGCTGCCCTGTCACCAGGAGCAGTGCCAGACAACAGGCCACGGTGGTCAGCGTCGGAAGCAGAAAGTTAAACCGGGTAGGCCGGTTCTTCCTCCGCCGGGCTGCGATCTTGGCCGATACCTGAGGCCAGACGCTGTCCTGCAAAGAAGGAACAGGAGCGCTGTCCAACTGTTGTTGTAGAGCAGAGTAGCTTTTTTGTAGTTCTTCGTACTGTGCGCGGCACTGGTCGCAGTTCTTCAACTGCTTCTCCAGTAGCTCAAGCTCTTCCCCGGACAGGTCATTTCCGACTGCCAGGGCGACGCGCGATTTCAGACCGTTACATTGTGTGCAATACATGTCTTATTATTCCTTGCCCGACATGGAATTTTCAACGTTTTGCCGATGAGACCATAATTTCTGAAAACGATTTCTGGCTTCTGCCAGCCGCCAGCGGATGGTTGCTTCTTTCCGATCCAGGATGGCAGCAATCTCAGAAGTGGAGAAGTTCTCCAGATCTCGTAATACAAGCACGGTGCGATACTTCTCGGGAATTTCTTCCAGGATGGCCTGAACTTCCTGATTGATGTCAATTTTATTCCTGGGATCAGGAACTGACGGATCAAAAGGAGTATCCGAGGGGCTGTCACTGAATAACAACCACCAGCCTCTCCGTTTTTGCTTACGCAGATAATCTAAAGCCTGATTCACCCCGATCCGGAACAGCCAGGGACCGAACCGCCTGGATGTATCAAACTGATCGAGCCGCTCATAGCTCTTCAGAAACGTATCTTGAGCCAGATCTTCTGCCAGTTCAGGGCTTTTGACAAACTGAATCAGCACTCGAATCAGCCGGCGCTCATAACGCAGGACCAATTCGCCGAAAGCACTGTCATCGCCTTTGCGAACTGCCTCTACCAGACGGGCATCACTAATGGCGCCGCCTGATGTCAGAGTTTCTCGTTGCTCTATTTTCTTATCGACCATTTCTAACTGCATGTCTACCTCCCCTCTCCGCGTTAAATGACACGCTTTGTCTTTATTACGTCAGAGGGGGGAGAATTGATGGAATTTACTAAAGATTTTGTAACGGAATCCAAAGTTTTTCCTGAGCAATGCGCCTGTCTTTAATTATACCTGTCAAATCCCCCATTTGGGGAGGATTCAGATCTTTCAGTTGGATATTTGGTAAGTGGTTATATGGTAATGGTTTGTGGTGATAATTAACTGTAGTGTCTTGAAATATTAACCTAATTTTAGTGTCCGCCTGCCCGGAAACCACAGAGCGGTCTCTAAGAGCTGTTGGGATTGAAACGCCGAATTTTTTCGGCTGGCGAGGATAGAAGCTGCGTCGGACTGATTTCGGAGCCGGTCATTAAATTCAGAAGCAGGGAATCGGAACACGAATTCTTTCTTCTGGCGGAGACCGGTTTCCCAAAGTACCTCACCCATTGATACATTGTGTAACAGTAACAAATCCGGTTTCAGCATTACATTTACGAATGGATTTGTTATTCTGGTCTGGAGAATATTCGCAGGACTGAAATGGTCCACGTCACCGGGTCTGAGGAGAGAAAACTGTGATGAATCGATGGAAATGCTGCAGTGGATTGTTAAGTGTCCTGATTCTAATGGCAGGCTGTTCCCGGGAGAAATCGACGCCTGCCGATTCCGCTCAGACCACCTCAGACAAAAAACAAACTAAGGATGCCGAAATGAATACCGGAAGTGAATTTCAACTGTCCGTTCAAAGTGAGCCTTATGGGACCACCGCCGATGGTCAGGAGATAACCCAGTATCTGCTTTCAAACCAGAAGGGGATGAGCGTCAATATCATTAACTTCGGGGCGATTGTGACGGCCATCTACCTGCCGGATAAGGCAGGCAAGTCAGAGAGCATCACGCTCGGTTTTAATTCACTGGCCGAGTATGAGAAAAAAGGCCCCTACTTCGGCGCCATCTGCGGCCGCTATGCGAACCGGATCAAGGACGGGAAATTCACACTGGATGGCAAAGAGTATCAACTGGCTCAGAATAACCCGCCCAGCCATCTGCACGGCGGCGAATCGGGTTTCGACAAGAAGGTCTGGGCCGCGGAAGAATTTTCCGAGAAAGACGCGGTTGGCGTGCGCTTGAGTCTGGTCAGTCCGGATGGCGAAGAAGGCTATCCCGGCAAACTGACGCTCAAAGTGGTCTACACACTCAACAACGACAATGAACTCAAGATCGACTACACCGCGACCACTGACAAACCGACCCCGATCAACGTGACGAACCACTGCTACTGGAATCTGGCAGGGGCCGGGGAAGGGACCATTCTGGATCACGAGCTGTTGTTGAACTGCGACAAGTATCTCCCGGTGTCCGCAGAAGCAATTCCCACCGGCGAACTGGCTCCGGTCAAAGGAACGCCGATGGACTTCACGTCGGCTCATAAAATTGGCGAACGTATTGGTCAGGTTGAAGGCGGCTACGATCACTGCTGGGTCGTCAACGCTTCGGAGAAACAGCCTGCCTTCTGTGCCCGGGCCAAAGATGCGGAATCGGGACGCGTAATGGAAATCTATACGACCGAACCGGGCGTGCAGTTCTACACGGGGAATTTCCTCGATGGTACGCCGGCCAGTGGCGGATTTCCCAAGAATGGTGCCTTCTGCCTGGAAGCACAGCATTTCCCCAACTCTCCGAATCAGCCGGAGTTTCCGAATACGATTCTCAAGCCGGGTGAAGTCTACGAACAGACGACCATCCATAAATTCTCTGTCGAATAGCATACCAGGGCGGGATCTGATTCCCGCGAAGAGGCGATCATGATGAAGCGATTGTTTTCTGCTGCGCTGCTGACACTTCTATCTCTCTCAGGGGCAGGCTTCCTTGGAGCCAGTCTCGCTGCAGCTGCGGAATCAGTTGAAGTGGTGGATGTGGAAGGACAGCCGCTGGGGGCGAATGCCAGACGCCTGGTTGCCGCCCTGGAGTATCTGGGCGCCCCGCTGCCTGAAGATCTGGTAG contains:
- a CDS encoding aldose epimerase family protein, whose translation is MNRWKCCSGLLSVLILMAGCSREKSTPADSAQTTSDKKQTKDAEMNTGSEFQLSVQSEPYGTTADGQEITQYLLSNQKGMSVNIINFGAIVTAIYLPDKAGKSESITLGFNSLAEYEKKGPYFGAICGRYANRIKDGKFTLDGKEYQLAQNNPPSHLHGGESGFDKKVWAAEEFSEKDAVGVRLSLVSPDGEEGYPGKLTLKVVYTLNNDNELKIDYTATTDKPTPINVTNHCYWNLAGAGEGTILDHELLLNCDKYLPVSAEAIPTGELAPVKGTPMDFTSAHKIGERIGQVEGGYDHCWVVNASEKQPAFCARAKDAESGRVMEIYTTEPGVQFYTGNFLDGTPASGGFPKNGAFCLEAQHFPNSPNQPEFPNTILKPGEVYEQTTIHKFSVE